The Pseudopipra pipra isolate bDixPip1 chromosome 10, bDixPip1.hap1, whole genome shotgun sequence genome includes the window CTTCTCCATTTAATAAAACCTTGAATCATAGGACTATCAAGGAGAAATAGCTGAATATAATCATTTAGCAGCAGGCTTGCAAGAACTCATTTTTCATAAACTTTTTAATCCAGAGTCCTTGCCACAAAGAACTTCTGATCTAAAAGGGACAAAAAGACAGGGAAAGGCAATATGATGATCAATACGATGGCAGCAACCCTGGCAGAGCTAACTAAAATCTAAGACAGAATCCAGCTGAGGCAGTGGCAAAGCTCAGTTCCTGTAGTACTGTGAGCTTCTCAAAGGCACTGATGCCACACTGAAAATTCTCAAAAAGCTCAGATTCTAATgagttttctgttctctttcagACAATACCTGGCCTTTACCAACTGCCTTGTGTCCTATCTGGCTGTTCCTCGATGTCCTCTTTTCCACAGCTTCCATCATGCACCTCTGTGCCATCTCACTAGACCGTTATATTGCGATAAAAAAGCCAATCCAGGCTAGTCAGTACAATTCATGGGCTACAACAATCATCAAAATCATCGTGGTTTGGCTCATTTCAATAGGTATGTGAGACATGGAGACTGGAAAAGGAACACAGAAGCTTTTCATGTCTAAAACAATAGGTGAAAGCTGggcaaaatggaaaatttagTCAAGTATTATTGATTAGCAGACCCCAACACCCAGGCTGGCCTAAGTCCACCTCTTGGATCACATATAGATACATCATAGAAATCTGCCTGAACTGCTGCTCCTTATCAGGCTCACCAGAAAGGCCAAGGATTGAGTCAGGATAATCATCACTTTTCTTCATAGTCCTGAAAGTTCCAAAATCAGAAGACTATATCCATGTGCATAACAGGTCTCCCAGGAAAGCAAGATTCATGTTCCTGTGGTGGTATATTCTGTCCCAAACACAGTTTTAAGCCTTGATTAGATGCTGGTAAAATCTGTGCCTTACAATTGCCCCATGAAGCAAGTACAGAAAGGTTTTAGTTACTTATACCAAACACTGAAATCTAAATGAGTGGCTGGGAACATCCACACTGAAGACTAAGACGCACTGCCAATACAGCATATAGAAAGGTTATTatctaacaaaaaaacccccaaaacaacaaaccctgAACAGGTTATATAAAGGATAACAATGTACAAACCTTTATGATATTAGCATCTCTGTGATGTGCATGCAACACTTCACCTGTCTTTGAAACAATAAATCTGCCAAATGTGGAAACATTTAATTCAAATAACTTAAGGCACACTGCAAGCAGCCATAGTGCTGTATGCTCTgtgcaagagaaaacaaaattattctctttattAAGGCATACGATGCATAGGAGAATGGGTACATCCACCTTCGTGGCTGAGGCAAATGTGCCTAAACCCAAAAtttctgactttaaaaaaaaaggaaaagttagTATGACAAGACACTTACAAGTTGACCTTTTAATGTCTGTacttttcaatttctttttatctaACACAAACCTACTCTGCAGCTGAGCCAGATTCTCCAAATCAAAGGTTAATTTGGTTCAATCCTTATATTAAATGTTTGCTGTATCTGAAGGTGTGCCTCTAATTGAGAAAGGGATCAAGTTGCTGGAGGGTAACCCATTTTTCTCACTGCCTTCAACCAACTTCAgtaagcagagcagcagaggaatACAGTAAATCCCTAGATCTCATTAAGTGGTATCAGAAAACAGCACAAATAACCTTCACCAGACAGCAAGGAAcctgttgtttttgttgtaaTGTCAGACTGCTGGCAAATGAAGTGCTGACTGTAATTTAGTGGTtataaaaaattcatttaaaagaCAAGACTgctaacatttttttaaacgAGTGGTGAATTACAGAGCTAGCCATCCTCATTTAAACACTCCTAAATATGCAGAAGACTTTAAACAACAAATCCATCTCAAACACATACTGCATAATTCTGGCAACTATTTAACTACTTGTATATATGAAAGAGTCAAgcagagtgaaaaaaatcagctgtcTGTGTCCAGTCACTTGGTTAATTTAAGAAGGAAAGACAAGATTTATGTATTTACAAAACTGCCCTTCAAAAAGTGCAAAGGTtactctggagaaaaaaaaaagatggcaTTATGGAAATACATTTCACTGGAGGAGAAAGCCATACTAATTCCAACAACTAGAGTCAAAGCAAttcatgtgttttacacttgAAAAGTTGGCCACTTTATACCACTTCCTCAATCACTAAGGGTTAGGCCCAATCTCCTTAGAAAGGGCACTCTTAAAGCTCAGCTTGCCAAGTCTTACAAGTACTGTTCGACTCACGTGGTGTCTGTCACCCTGTGCCTGCTCCAGAGCTCAGGAATTACCTTTCTTTAGAAACCCCGAGGCTTCAGACCCAATGAAGAGATCACAAGCAATTACCATATGCTGAAGTActtgttttctctcctgtaGGCATTGCAATCCCGATCCCTATCAGAGGCATTGAAGACGGAAACGGCAACTCCACAAACATCACGTGTGTCCTGATGCCTGATCGTTTTCACGACTTCATTCTGTTTGGCTCGGTGGCTGCGTTCTTCATTCCCCTCGCTATCATGATTGTCAGCTATTTTCTGACAATCCAAGTGCTGCGCAAGAAGGCCTATTTGATCCACAAACCGCCCCAGCGCTTCACTTGGTCAACAGTGTCCACAGTATTCCAGCGTGACACAACACCCGCCTCCTCACCGGAGAAGGTGGCCATGCTAAATGGCTCCAGGAAGGACCAGACTTTGTCCAGTGACGTGCCTCTCTGCAGGACATCTACAATTGGAAGGAAGTCCATGCAAACCATAACCAATGAGCAAAGGGCATCAAAAGTTCTGGggattgtattttttcttttcctgctgatgTGGTGCCCATTTTTCATAACAAACATAAGTTCAGTTCTGTGCAACTCCTGCAACAAGGAGGTTTTCCAAAAGCTTTTGGAGATATTTGTTTGGATAGGATATCTATCCTCAGGAGTGAACCCTCTTGTATATACACTCTTCAACAAAACATTTAGGGAGGCTTTCAGCAGGTATATCACTTGCAACTACCAGACCATAAAGCCTATCAAGGCCCTGCGGAAGCGCTCCAGCAGGATCTCTTTCAGAAGCTCTGTGGCAGAAAATTCCAAGCTCTTTGTCATGAACGGGATGAGAAACGGGATTAACCCCATTATGTACCAGAGCCCAATGAGGCTGAGGAGCTCACCCATGCAGGCATCATCAGCCATTCTGCTGGACACCTTGCTGCTCACTGAGAATGAAGCTGATAAAACAGAAGAACAAGTCAGCTACGTATAGTGGAACTGCAGCTGTGTCTGTATATAGCATTGCTGTATGTATTATTCTAGATAACTGTGCTATAAGAGGGTATAAATACtattgttttctgttatttatgCAAGCAATATCttataaatttatattaattCCTCTCTTCCAAAGACTTCTCTACTTTAACCCCAACCCCATGGCTGCTGTGGTGGCAACCACAACTTCATTCCATGAAAAATGACTCATGCAGAACTGTAGCCTAAGGaagagggaaataaataaaacctaaaTCAGTTTGAGTATGTGACTTCAGTTCTCATCATCTTCAGTCTCTTCAAAGCACATCTTTGTAAGAAAAGTATTTCTGTACAAACGCTACTATAACATTCACTCTTGCAAGAAGACAAAACTCTGTAGGTTGATGGTCTACAATGCAAGTAGCAGGAGGATGCAAGATCgttggttttaatttaaatctCTGTCCACAGACCAGCCCACAAGCTCACTGCATCCCCTCCTACAGATACATTCCTCTGCTGAGACTGAGCATCCACATACGAGCTTTTCTTGTTCTCTCAGGGTATGTAAGCCACAAGAAGAATCACTTGCTCCCAGAGACCGTTGTACAGCACATTCCACAAGGCACGATTAAACATTCCGTGTGCAGAAATCATCTCTTTACTGTAGGGGCAGGCAGAATCTCTCACCCACCTGGATTCCATCTCCATTATACTCACACATGCATAAGCCCAGTATTGTCAGATTCGTTGCAGAAAACTGCCCTTTTATCTTTTCATgctaagaaaatgaaatatttaataaaatcagAATGATAGATGATCAATGATCACGAGTAAAACTGGACAGGCAGTGCCTGGAATATCCCTATAACTTATATGaacaaacttctttttttatgaCTGTGGAAACTTCAGCAAAAGCTTTCCCTCATCCCATGTAGCTCACAGAAAGTACAAAAATCACAGACAGAATAGctatttcaaatgaaaataagagCAAGTGTTTTAAGAGGCAGCAGAGACAACAGTTCATCTGTGGTTTATCTTagctcaaaaatatttaattggaCTAACTGGCATAAGATTAAagccatagaatcatagaataaaatcacagaattacagctCCCAATCTGCATGCTCCCCAACGTGCTCTCGACTTCTATATGAGCACAAAATTCAAAGAAAGAATCGGTCCTTACAACCTATAAGGGCTACCAAAGTCTGTCATCTGGGAAATCAGAAGCTTCTGACAGTTCCAGACCATCCCTCTTTGGGAAAAGAAACCAGATTTCCTCAAAGTACTGGAGTTCTTACAGCAAACACCTAGATCACCATTTTTTCAATAGTTTCCATTTCTCGTAAGATTTTCAGCTTgggctttgttttcatttttcatgttttcagcaTTCTTTAGTTACACACTAAAATTATGTAGAGCAAAAGGCTTAGGTTTTTTTCATCTGCAGAACAGAAAGTGCTAAAGATAACGTGTCCTTCTAAcatctatttttatatatttaatttaaaacatatgCAAGCTGCAAACAGAGCAACTGCCAGAGAGTTCCAggagaaagcattaaaaatacatttgtggTACTTACTGTAAAAGTtgtcttcttcctctcctttttggTGATAGTCAGTAGCCATTTAAGTCAGAAAAAGCTCTAACTGCTCTCACTCCTCTTTAGGCAACCAAAATTTGTTTAGGAGGATTCTGTATTTAAAACCAGAATTGATGGACTGCTATAGCTATGAAAGATATCTACTCTTAAAAATGTTTGAGAATCAAAAGCTTTTAATAAGACCTAGATTACTTTGAAGCTCAAACAGGGAGGGAGTAGCATCAAAAAATCACCAAACCCTCCAAAACTTCCAGCTACATAGCTGAAAACATCACAGACCAGTGCCTTATTTAACTTAGAGCAGGTGCTCTGAGACCAGGAAAAGGTGTGACCACATCCATGCACAGAGTGATCACAGCAAAAAAACTTAAGAGCATCATTTGCAATGCAGGAACCAGCCTTCCTGAGGAATAACACCAAGAGGCAAACAGGTACAGTACAGTTCTTGAGGAGTTATTGCCCAGCAGTCAGCGAGCAAGAAGTCATCTTTGAAAACTTCCTTGATACTTAACAAAATCCAcattaattaaacaaaaaatgttcATATAGCAGGCAACAAACATCTAATTTcagcaaaaaattaatttttccctttccagaaGAAACATGACAGCTGCCTCACAGCAtctagaaaaaagaaagtggtAACTTAGTTCTCTTCTGTTTGACCCTGTTCTTGTACAGCTGTCAGTCTGCAATCTGTCTTACATGAGGAGTAATTTGCCCTTAGTGTCCCACAGAGAACAATTTCAAGGACCCTCTGTAATCAGTGCTTAGACTCCACAAACAGGAAATAAACCTTGAAGAAGTCTCACCCAACAAAGATGTATCTTCTCAAGCCAGTATACTGATTTCTCAATTCTAGTAACTGTAAATAGAAGCTCAACATGTTCCAGTTACTGAATTTAGTCAGCAGCAATAAACCTCAAGCAAAAGGACAAGTGACTAATCAAAAACCCAGTCTTCctacagagaaaggaaatttcTCCATAGACAGAAACACATCAGCAAGAATGCAAGAACATTCCAATTAACACACTAAGTGTAAGAAGACATTGTCCACGGACAAAGCAAACAAGCTGAGACTTCAGGTAACAGCCTTGGAAAGCAGAAGGACAgagcaaaaagaaagaggaagagagatgCACAACTACGAAACAAGAACATAATGCATGGCAGAGATCTTGTTTTAGCAACTGTTTCTACAAGAACAGATCTGAACAGAGACGTCACCTTCATTAGCAAGACAAAATCAGAGTCACTGCAAGCTACTGTAAGAAAGCCCAAGTTTGTTGTATGGTAACTAAGGACAACACTTTGTGTGGTATCGACAAGCGAGGCAAGAGGCTCAGGACTAAAGCACCATCTTTAGGTAACACaaatttgtaaaatatatttttacatactgGCTGTGAAGTGAGAGTATTCTTATAACTTCCAGCTTCTTTCATAAAGATAGCAGCCTAAATAATAATTGATATAAGCTTTGCAATCACTTGGTAGTAGAACACAAGGACATTTTTACAGGAGAAATTCTCATTTaacacaaaagaaacaaaaagggaTTCCTTTTCCGGGAGCAAAATGCTCCCAATTCTTTCAGAACCTGGCCCATGCCAAGTCAACCCCCTGGCCAGCTCTATGGCCTCTATACACTCCATAACTTACACAGTTACCTTGTTCAACTTTTCTCATTATCACAAAAACTTTTATCTGgcatatttaatttctttttaaactacAGAAAAGCCAGACAAACAAAAGTCAAAGCTGATCTGCAACATCCAAGCACTACGGGAAGGAATACAATTTAGAAGAACAGTGGACAAGTActctgtttttgttgttgtttaattatttaaaatacattaggAGATACTTAGTCAATGTTCTGGCTGTctatgtaattaaaaattacagcACAGTCATGGACATAAGGACTCAGCAGTCTTGCAGAGAGGAAGATAATGGAGTTCAAAGACTAATAGAATAAGTGCCttgaaatgcaaatgaaaggattatcttaaaaaaactaaacaaaaccaaaaatcaacaaaaaaccaaacacgaAACTCtcaccaaaccaaccaaacaaaaaaacctaagcAAAGtcaaccaaacaaaatcccAGCCTTTAAGTCACCctgagaaagagagaagcaaGAAATTCAGCTAATCTCAAAAGTGGTAGAAAATGCATTTCACGAAGTCAGTGAAATCCTGAAGGATTGACTTTGGAGTTTTCAGTAGGGTATGAGATGGGCTGAAGGAACTATGTCAGGTTTGCACCAATCATTAATTTACTTATCTGTGTAGACATTCCAGTTTATAGGAGGAAGTTGAAACACTTCTGAGATTTTCAAAAGCTCTCAAGTGATAAAAGGCTCTGAGCCCTACATTCCAAAGTAAATAAAATCTCATGCATATAAGCAGTCtagaacaaagagaaaacaatggCAGGGAAAGAACCAATGCAAGATGTCATACTGTATTCCTTGAAACAATGAATGTATTTGTGCAATCTGAATGTACAGTTATAATTCTCATTAGAAGTTGATTAATTTTGCCAGATGCCAAGAGACTTCTCCAACACGTTCCAGTTTGGTCAGTAAAGACACACAGCTTTGTTTCCAGTTTCAGACCTGCAGCTAAAGGCTTTTTCAAACCAAAAGGACTTAATTGAAAGTCTGTGGTTTCTTCTGATTATAATAAGATTTCTGTTACTTCCCTTTCAATGAAAGGGACTCTCATTCTCCTCTCCCAGGAAGACTGAATAAGACAAAGATAAAATGGGTTGAAGAGTAAACAAAACCCTTTTAAGCTTTCCTATGCAAGAATTAACAAGCAGGTATGTTTCACTAAATTCCTCTTCTTCACaattaaaacactgaagaagTCACTGGTACAGATCACATTAGAGTGACTGTCAGCCTCATACTGTTACCCAGATCATCTGCCTTCTGGATAAAGGCAGGCCAGAGgagttaaagaaaacaaactgtcCAAGTCTTCCTGGAATAAAATCCAAGTGTATCTGATCTGTTTGtcttaaaacaaatatataGTGTTAAAATACCAAAGGCTATGTAAACACAAAGAATACAAAAGCAGGAAACGTTATTATTTCACTTGCATCATCCTAAAATGACAAACTGAACACGAGCCATGCAGAGTTCTCCATGTTTGGGTAGTCTACACTTATCAGTTGAGACTACACCTTCCTTTTGGGAATCTCTAGAGGCTGCATTGTTCCCTCTCCTGCCCTTAGGCTTTTCCCAACAATACTGCACCATGGCAAAAGCAGCATCCTGCAACTTAAGTCCTACTTCCCCATGACTCTCACTCCCCTGGACTTCACAACTCCTATGAGAGCATTAAACTTTTATAGTTCATGCTCTGAAGCACTGGTGCATCCCACATTGAGGCTTTCTCGCAAATCAGATTTGTTCTATCCATAAAACATTTACCTCCTCATTTTGTATACAAACTAAAGTGTTTAGATacactgcagcactgctctaacaacataaaaataaagctgaCTACATAAACTAATCACATCTCACTCTGCCATATCAACAAAGATCAACTCATGATATAAAGTGGtaaaaattaagataaaaataattgtttccatttctaaaaagcaaaacacttaAATTTATCATGTTTTCCATCTCATCATaatagtcttaaaaaaaaagctgaccAGAAATCACAAGCACCTTAAATGCTGTTTTCCAATAGCgacaaatattttataaaccacttcagcagaaaaaaggaacaatatataaatatcaaCAATAAGGTAAGTTTGCCATCTATGATCACTGGCAAAAGGATCAGGACtgggaaaacagaaacacaTTACGGTAGCCAAGTCAACATACAGCTTCTTGTCCAGCCCTGCATCCACCCTGCAAGCTCCAAACATCTCAAGCTTTATTCATGCCTCTCTACCATTTTACAATAACATTTTACTTTGAAGTGTTTCCTGTAAGAAGTGGCCATTTTTAAAAGAGGGAAGATGTAAAGTCAGAGGTCTTTATGCTGTACTATTTTGAGTGTCCTGTTAgttgggaagaggaagaaaggaggaggcAGTTTTGAAACAATTCCCTTGCACAGAGTATTTTCTGATAATTTAATACAGCTGCATGAAAATGATCTGTTGCAAAATATATAACTAGTGCCTAATTTTTGTTTGGCACTAAGCCAAGGGGGTAAAAAGCCACGCCAAATCCTATAGCCAGCAAGCTGTGCTTTCCATCCCCAGTCTGAACCCACTGACTGCTTCTAAACAATTAACACCAAGAATTAGCAGCAACACCACCGCTGGTCAAGGTTCAATTCTACATACAGGGTCCCCTGGAAAGCTTTGGGGAGCCCAGGAAAAGGCCAAGGAAGGTAACTTTTGTACTGTATGAACAGGACCCTGCAAGGTATTCTGAAACTCAAGCAGTATGATTGATACTGCTCTGCTGTCTTGGGTGACCTGCCTGCAGACACTCCCACAGCCAGGCAAGTGTGCAGCCAACATCCCAGAGTGTAACTGGTACAGTAGCACTAACCCCTGCTCTCCTAAACCTTTCTTAAGTCTTGCAGCATAGCTGATGTTCTGAGCAACGTCCAGAGCACATCAAGTGTTCCTTACATGGCTGACCCTCAAAGTACCAGAGGAACTGCTGAGCAAACACAGCCACTGATGCTGTTGCAGAAGCAAGAATTTCACCAACTTTTCATGTTTACACCAAGCTGTAACTGGGTAATTTGGTATCTTTCATAACACACTAGAAAATTTAAGCTTGTAGTTTTTACGTAAAATTTAAGAACCTGGACTAgaacatccaatctaaaccttgATTTATGAATTTTGAATAATGAAGAAGCCACAAATATTCTTTTGGGGATTTTTCCAGTAATTCAAAGTacgagaaaaaaaatttccatgcttaaaaaatatcaaaaagtTAGTCTTCAAGTTCAAGCAAAACCTTGTTGttctaaaaattaaatgccATGTTTTATTGTGTTATGTTCTACCACGTTTTACTCTGATATTGTGCTGTTTTCATTAACTGTAGCCATAAAAGTCAAGATGTGCTCTTGAATGTACACAGGGTTGTATGTATGTGCTAGCAAGGAAGACTCACAGAAGTAAACAAGGACAGCAAAGCCTTACAGAATGTTCTGCTATGCAAATGTATTACCTAAAATAGCGGGTTTGTGATGCTTACAACACTTTTAGTTCAAATCCAAGAGGAAGAACATTTATTCACAGATAGTTGtaacagcaggagaaaaaaaactagGTACTTATGCCACAAAGTGAGTCTGTGGGCTGTAGTTCTGTCATGTTCAATCAATGGTGCTTTTAAGGAAATTACCACTCTCTGACTGGGTAACCTCCACCCTTACATGGATTTTATTATTCCTATAGGAGGAACAGACAGAAGGACAAGTCTGAGCTACTCCTGCTGCTGTAGCGTACAACCCAGCAGATGAACTCACAGCTCCAGCATGTTCAACCCTGCACTAATGCCATGAATTCCCAAAGAAAAACTTAGAATGCATTAAACAAATTTATTCTCTTATTTCAATCCCGACTTCACAGTTCCCTTTCTGTAACCACATACAAAGAATTCAATGATAACTCTTCTCACAGGAGCTCCAGCCATGTTTCTTCATCTACAAGATTAATTTCTGGGGCTTAGCCCACTGCGCCACAGACCTGCTCACCTCCCATCACAAAACACTTCGTTCAAAAGCTTTGTATACGCAGCAGCTGACAAATAACTGACTGTTGACAGTATTCAGTGCTGTATTAGTGGCCTTTAAAACAAGCAAATGCAGTTAGACTTCAACAAACAACAGTACTAAGAAAGAAGTGTCACTTCAGTAATGAAATCTGACTCACAATCACTTGTTCTTGCACACCTGCAGTGTTGAGCTGGACCAGAGCACAGTTAGTACCAACCTGCAGTTTCAGCAAACAGGAAAGGTAACTGTAAAACCAGCACCCAGATCCCTAGGCAGACAGACACTTCTTTCCAGGAACTGAAATACAGCTTTTGGTTTACAACTAGAGAGAGTAATGCCAGGGGTGCTCTGTGGGGCTGTCTGAGCAGAAAATCCCTTCCATCATTGCATGGGAATGCAGGGGTCTGAGCTAGACAAGCCAAGGGCTCCCTCCAGAGCAGTGTCTTAAAGCAAACAACTCATCATGTATGTTGTGAAAGTCATCGAGTGAAAAGTGTTGGCAACTACAACAGCCTGACCCAAACCTTTTGCCAGTGATAATCAGCTAAAAAGTTTTAGTCCCTGGCTACCAAGTAAGGTGGGCACTGGAATTTACAAGGAAATGCTCCTCCCTACTGTACAGGTAGATGTTGGACTGCACCTCTccagaaagggaagggaagaggcagGATAATATCTTAACCACTGGAGAGCAGGTGAAAGAGTCAAAGATGATGGCACTCATTTTCTCATTGCTGGATATGGAGATAATAGGCCCTGAACTATGCTGCTCCAACCAGATGCCAGCACACGGTAAATGGTTTAGCTCAGAGCCTTGAAACCTTCTCATTTTGGTAGGAGCTACTGATGTCCAActatgtttttcatttgttgaaaagaaaaattatactgAAATCTGAGATCAAAAGGGCTTTGTCACAACCTGTTTGGAAAAAAGATGCCTGAAACTATGGAAGGCCTGCGTGGAATTTTCGTTCTGTACACAGATGCAGAAGTCTGTTAAACAGACCCCTTGGCTTCAGGAGAGGCAGAGATTGCTGTGCAGCCCAGAACAAGCTGTGCTCATCGGAAACAACAGAGCAGAAGCACTGGGGAGACGCCTGCTGCCCACAGAGAGAATCCATCCTGTTTGTAAACCACATCCAATTGCTGCCAGATTATCCTTCAGATAACATGGGGATGATACAGAGTCACTTCTACATGAGGAACAAATGGTAAATGACAAATTGACCTCTCACATCAGTAGCCCAGATTCTTAATCCCATCTTTAAGAACTTCTCATCCTGCTTTTAAGGACAGCCACTAACACAGAGATGTGAACACAGATTCTTAAATTATGAGTGTGGACCCAAGGATGCACCACCTCTTCTCAGACACCCTCAAAGGCTGCAGTTTGGCTCAGTGCTCAGATTACACAGATTACTGTATTAACAGATGAAGGTGTAGTCCTTGGGGAGCCTTCCAATTCCCCaatctaattaaaaaaaccaaaaaatgcgCCTCAAACACCCCTTACCTAGGGAACTGTACAGCAGTACAAAATACTACTTCAGCAACAGATTTCACTTAAGAGAACCAAAGCAAACATTGTGACTGATTCATGATGGGCTCACATTACAATGTAATCCCAGTAACCTGTCAGGGTTTACCAGTGGaaacttaaaaaacaaaatctatTTCAATGTccttcttcaggtttttttaccTGAAGTCACAACCTCCAGGAACATTTTAGATGGCCATTAGGCAGATATATTTGTCTGAGTACTGCTGCCTTCAAGAGGCCTGGCACAAGCAcgatatatttaatt containing:
- the HTR2B gene encoding 5-hydroxytryptamine receptor 2B codes for the protein MSHPLHFLNGFGAGNGSLSALSVTGAPKQDDPSDEQGNKVRWAALLILLLIIPTIGGNILVILAVSLEKKLQYATNYFLTSLAVADLLVGLFVMPIALLIILFDNTWPLPTALCPIWLFLDVLFSTASIMHLCAISLDRYIAIKKPIQASQYNSWATTIIKIIVVWLISIGIAIPIPIRGIEDGNGNSTNITCVLMPDRFHDFILFGSVAAFFIPLAIMIVSYFLTIQVLRKKAYLIHKPPQRFTWSTVSTVFQRDTTPASSPEKVAMLNGSRKDQTLSSDVPLCRTSTIGRKSMQTITNEQRASKVLGIVFFLFLLMWCPFFITNISSVLCNSCNKEVFQKLLEIFVWIGYLSSGVNPLVYTLFNKTFREAFSRYITCNYQTIKPIKALRKRSSRISFRSSVAENSKLFVMNGMRNGINPIMYQSPMRLRSSPMQASSAILLDTLLLTENEADKTEEQVSYV